Proteins from one Rosa chinensis cultivar Old Blush chromosome 7, RchiOBHm-V2, whole genome shotgun sequence genomic window:
- the LOC112176840 gene encoding bZIP transcription factor 16, which yields MGSSEMDKPAKEKEKELKTTPPTTQEQQSATTSAGTVNPDWSGFQAYSPMPPHGFMASSPQAHPHPYMWGVQHIMPPYGTPPHPYVAMYPHGGLYAHPSMPPGSYPFSPFAMPSPNGIVEASGNTPGSIEADGKPSEAKEKLPIKRSKGSLGSLNMITGKNNELPKTSGASANGVYSKSAESGSEGTSEGSDANSQSDSQLKSGGRGDSLEGDASQNGGSAHNSQNGTPNSHAVLNPTMAIVPMTAGGAPIAVSGPATNLNIGMDYWGAPSSAMPAIRGKVPATPVAGGLVTPGSRDGAQSQLWLQDERELKRQRRKQSNRESARRSRLRKQAECDELAQRAEVLKDENATLRSEVNRIRSEYEQLLSENASLKERLGEIPGHEDLRSGRSDQHLSNDTNQIAQTELHGGH from the exons ATGGGTAGCAGCGAGATGGATAAACCAgctaaagagaaagagaaggagttGAAGACGACGCCTCCTACTACTCAG GAGCAGCAGTCTGCTACCACTAGCGCTGGCACTGTTAATCCTGATTGGTCCGGATTTCAG GCATATTCTCCTATGCCTCCACATGGGTTTATGGCATCAAGTCCCCAAGCTCACCCTCACCCATATATGTGGGGCGTTCAG CATATTATGCCTCCATATGGTACTCCTCCACACCCATATGTTGCAATGTATCCCCATGGTGGCTTATATGCTCATCCATCCATGCCTCCG GGATCTTACCCTTTCAGCCCTTTTGCTATGCCCTCGCCAAATGGGATCGTAGAGGCTTCT GGTAACACACCTGGCAGCATAGAAGCAGATGGTAAGCCATCTGAGGCAAAGGAAAAGTTACCGATCAAAAGATCAAAAGGAAGCCTGGGCAGCTTAAACATGATTACCGGAAAGAATAATGAGCTTCCTAAAACATCAGGAGCCTCGGCTAATGGAGTTTATTCTAAGAG TGCTGAGAGTGGTAGTGAAGGCACAAGTGAAGGAAGCGATGCAAATTCTCAGAGT GACTCACAACTGAAGTCAGGAGGAAGGGGAGATTCTTTGGAAG GTGATGCATCTCAGAATGGTGGTTCTGCACATAATTCTCAAAATGGAACACCAAATTCTCACGCAGTGTTGAACCCCACAATGGCAATTGTGCCAATGACAGCTGGTGGTGCTCCCATTGCCGTTTCTGGTCCTGCAACAAACCTAAATATTGGGATGGACTATTGGGGTGCCCCATCTTCTGCCATGCCTGCAATCCGTGGGAAGGTTCCCGCTACTCCAGTTGCTGGAGGACTAGTTACCCCAGGATCACGGGATGGTGCTCAATCACAGCTTTGGTTACAA GATGAAAGAGAGCTTAAAAGACAGCGGAGAAAGCAGTCAAATAGGGAATCTGCTCGTCGTTCTAGGTTGCGCAAGCAG GCTGAATGTGATGAGCTGGCCCAGCGTGCTGAAGTCTTAAAAGATGAAAATGCCACACTCAGATCAGAAGTTAACCGCATCAGGAGTGAGTATGAGCAGCTTCTTTCAGAGAATGCCTCCCTGAAG GAGAGGCTCGGGGAAATTCCTGGGCATGAAGATCTGAGGTCTGGTAGAAGTGACCAACATTTGAGCAATGACACTAATCAGATTGCACAAACAGAACTGCATGGTGGTCACTAG
- the LOC112178595 gene encoding ATP-dependent zinc metalloprotease FTSH 11, chloroplastic/mitochondrial isoform X2, with product MTTLQASLLLNLPLTPTLSSSSSSSLKRFHCSRSGCYSCSPVFLPNINVSSSPSSRNFRFSGRNTSIPCTLHPESANLDQESNFVDTRLDSKGKESSLGEINGGDLSNSSVAGAERPESEKLEAKEQSGEVGLENGGEKSEGVVVESEGKSGGLVEKKSGNGLPLVVFFMGLWATARRGFEKALASEWFSWWPFWRQEKRLERLIAEADADPKDPVKQSALFAELNKHSPESVIKRFEQRDHAVDSRGVAEYLRALVVTDAIAEYLPNDESGKPSTLPSLLQELKQRASGNLDEPFVKPGINEKQPLHVLMVEPKVSNKSRFTQELVSTILFTVAVGLVWFMGAAALQKYIGSLGGIGASGVGSSSSYTPKELNKEVIPEKNVKTFKDVKGCDDAKQELEEVVEYLKNPTKFTRLGGKLPKGILLTGAPGTGKTLLAKAIAGEAGVPFFYRAGSEFEEMFVGVGARRVRSLFQAAKKKAPCIIFIDEIDAVGSTRKQWEGHTKKTLHQLLVEMDGFEQNEIVVPNPDVRGRQEILELYLQDKPLADDVDAKAIARGTPGFNGADLANLVNIAAIKAAVDGADKLTGSQLEFAKDRIVMGTERKTMFISEESKKLTAYHESGHAIVALNTEGAHPIHKATILPRGSALGMVTQLPSNDETSISKKQLLARLDVCMGGRVAEEIIFGQDFVTTGASSDLNTATELAHYMVSSCGMSDTIGPVHVKERPSSEMQSRIDAEVVKMLREAYDRVKVLLKKHEKALHALANSLLEYETLNSEEIKRITLPYQEGRLPELQEEQQEEGDLVLV from the exons ATGACTACTCTGCAAGCTTCGCTTCTCCTTAACCTCCCGCTCACTCcaactctttcttcttcttcttcttcttcactcaaACGCTTTCACTGCTCTCGCTCGGGTTGTTATAGTTGCAGCCCTGTTTTTCTTCCCAATATCAATGTCtcttcatcgccgagctcaaGAAATTTCAGATTCAGCGGTCGAAACACGTCGATTCCCTGCACATTGCACCCGGAGAGCGCGAATTTGGATCAAGAATCGAACTTTGTCGACACCCGTTTGGATTCCAAGGGGAAAGAATCGAGCTTGGGTGAAATTAACGGCGGGGATTTGAGTAATAGCTCGGTTGCCGGAGCCGAAAGGCCCGAAAGTGAGAAACTTGAGGCGAAGGAGCAGTCTGGGGAGGTGGGTTTGGAGAATGGGGGTGAGAAGAGTGAGGGAGTGGTGGTGGAGAGTGAGGGAAAGAGTGGGGGTTTGGTTGAGAAGAAGAGTGGGAATGGGTTGCCATTGGTGGTGTTCTTCATGGGGTTGTGGGCAACTGCAAGGAGAGGGTTTGAGAAGGCATTGGCGTCGGAATGGTTCAGTTGGTGGCCCTTTTGGCGGCAGGAGAAGCGGTTGGAGAGGCTGATTGCGGAGGCGGATGCGGATCCCAAGGACCCGGTGAAGCAGAGTGCTCTGTTTGCTGAGCTCAATAAGCACAG TCCTGAGTCTGTCATCAAGCGCTTTGAACAAAGGGATCATGCTGTAGACAGTAGAGGAGTTGCAGAGTATCTTCGAGCTCTTGTGGTCACTGATGCTATAGCTGAATATCTTCCAAACGATGAATCTGGAAAGCCTTCTACTCTTCCTTCACTG TTGCAAGAATTGAAACAGCGTGCATCAGGCAACTTGGATGAACCCTTTGTCAAACCTGGCATAAATGAGAAGCAACCATTGCACGTGCTGATG GTTGAACCGAAAGTATCAAACAAATCTCGTTTTACTCAAGAGCTTGTCTCAACCATCTTGTTCACAGTTGCGGTTGGATTAGTGTG GTTTATGGGTGCAGCTGCTCTTCAAAAGTACATAGGGAGCTTGGGTGGAATAGGTGCTTCAGGTGTTGGCTCAAGTTCTTCCTATACCCCAAAGGAGTTGAATAAAGAAGTGATTCCAGAAAAG AATGTTAAAACCTTTAAAGATGTCAAAGGCTGTGATGATGCAAAGCAAGAGCTTGAGGAGGTAGTGGAGTACCTCAAAAACCCAACAAAGTTTACCCGCCTTGGGGGCAAGCTGCCAAAG GGAATTCTTTTGACAGGAGCACCAGGAACAGGAAAGACATTACTTGCTAAG GCTATTGCTGGAGAAGCTGGGGTGCCATTTTTCTATAGAGCAGGATCTGAGTTTGAAGAAAT GTTTGTTGGAGTTGGTGCTCGGCGTGTAAGATCGTTATTTCAAGCAGCTAAGAAAAAG GCTCCTTGCATCATTTTCATTGATGAAATAGATGCTGTTGGATCCACTCGGAAACAATGGGAAGGGCACACAAAGAAGACGCTGCATCAATTACTGGTTGAAATGGATGGTTTCGAGCAGAATGAG ATTGTTGTTCCAAATCCAGACGTTCGAGGTCGTCAAGAGATATTGGAACTTTATCTTCAAGATAAGCCATTAGCTGATGATGTGGATGCTAAAGCAATAGCCCGTGGCACACCAGGATTTAATGGGGCAG ATCTTGCGAACTTGGTTAATATTGCTGCTATAAAAGCAGCTGTTGACGGGGCTGACAAGTTGACTGGTTCACAATTAGAATTTGCCAAGGATCGGATAGTAATGGGAACAGAACGGAAAACAATGTTCATATCTGAAGAGTCAAAAAAG CTCACCGCATACCATGAAAGTGGTCATGCAATTGTTGCTCTGAATACTGAGGGGGCACATCCAATTCACAAGGCTACAATCCTACCTCGTGGATCTGCTTTGGGAATGGTCACCCAGCTCCCTTCAAATGACGAGACATCAATTAGCAAGAAGCAGCTATTAGCTCGTCTTGATGTCTGCATGGGAGGAAGAGTAGCAGAAGAGATCATCTTTGGTCAGGATTTTGTCACAACCGGAGCAAGTAGTGATCTAAACACAGCTACAGAGCTGGCCCACTATAtg GTATCAAGCTGTGGTATGAGTGACACAATTGGGCCAGTTCATGTCAAAGAGCGACCAAGTTCTGAAATGCAATCTCGTATTGATGCAGAA GTTGTGAAAATGTTAAGGGAAGCATATGATCGTGTAAAGGTCCTCCTAAAGAAG CATGAGAAGGCGTTACATGCATTGGCAAATTCACTTTTGGAGTATGAGACGCTTAATTCAGAAGAAATTAAGCGTATTACGCTGCCATATCAGGAAGGACGGCTGCCTGAGCTACAAGAAGAGCAACAAGAAGAAGGGGATCTTGTATTGGTTTAG
- the LOC112178595 gene encoding ATP-dependent zinc metalloprotease FTSH 11, chloroplastic/mitochondrial isoform X1, which produces MTTLQASLLLNLPLTPTLSSSSSSSLKRFHCSRSGCYSCSPVFLPNINVSSSPSSRNFRFSGRNTSIPCTLHPESANLDQESNFVDTRLDSKGKESSLGEINGGDLSNSSVAGAERPESEKLEAKEQSGEVGLENGGEKSEGVVVESEGKSGGLVEKKSGNGLPLVVFFMGLWATARRGFEKALASEWFSWWPFWRQEKRLERLIAEADADPKDPVKQSALFAELNKHSPESVIKRFEQRDHAVDSRGVAEYLRALVVTDAIAEYLPNDESGKPSTLPSLLQELKQRASGNLDEPFVKPGINEKQPLHVLMVEPKVSNKSRFTQELVSTILFTVAVGLVWFMGAAALQKYIGSLGGIGASGVGSSSSYTPKELNKEVIPEKNVKTFKDVKGCDDAKQELEEVVEYLKNPTKFTRLGGKLPKGILLTGAPGTGKTLLAKAIAGEAGVPFFYRAGSEFEEMFVGVGARRVRSLFQAAKKKAPCIIFIDEIDAVGSTRKQWEGHTKKTLHQLLVEMDGFEQNEGIILMAATNLPDILDPALTRPGRFDRHIVVPNPDVRGRQEILELYLQDKPLADDVDAKAIARGTPGFNGADLANLVNIAAIKAAVDGADKLTGSQLEFAKDRIVMGTERKTMFISEESKKLTAYHESGHAIVALNTEGAHPIHKATILPRGSALGMVTQLPSNDETSISKKQLLARLDVCMGGRVAEEIIFGQDFVTTGASSDLNTATELAHYMVSSCGMSDTIGPVHVKERPSSEMQSRIDAEVVKMLREAYDRVKVLLKKHEKALHALANSLLEYETLNSEEIKRITLPYQEGRLPELQEEQQEEGDLVLV; this is translated from the exons ATGACTACTCTGCAAGCTTCGCTTCTCCTTAACCTCCCGCTCACTCcaactctttcttcttcttcttcttcttcactcaaACGCTTTCACTGCTCTCGCTCGGGTTGTTATAGTTGCAGCCCTGTTTTTCTTCCCAATATCAATGTCtcttcatcgccgagctcaaGAAATTTCAGATTCAGCGGTCGAAACACGTCGATTCCCTGCACATTGCACCCGGAGAGCGCGAATTTGGATCAAGAATCGAACTTTGTCGACACCCGTTTGGATTCCAAGGGGAAAGAATCGAGCTTGGGTGAAATTAACGGCGGGGATTTGAGTAATAGCTCGGTTGCCGGAGCCGAAAGGCCCGAAAGTGAGAAACTTGAGGCGAAGGAGCAGTCTGGGGAGGTGGGTTTGGAGAATGGGGGTGAGAAGAGTGAGGGAGTGGTGGTGGAGAGTGAGGGAAAGAGTGGGGGTTTGGTTGAGAAGAAGAGTGGGAATGGGTTGCCATTGGTGGTGTTCTTCATGGGGTTGTGGGCAACTGCAAGGAGAGGGTTTGAGAAGGCATTGGCGTCGGAATGGTTCAGTTGGTGGCCCTTTTGGCGGCAGGAGAAGCGGTTGGAGAGGCTGATTGCGGAGGCGGATGCGGATCCCAAGGACCCGGTGAAGCAGAGTGCTCTGTTTGCTGAGCTCAATAAGCACAG TCCTGAGTCTGTCATCAAGCGCTTTGAACAAAGGGATCATGCTGTAGACAGTAGAGGAGTTGCAGAGTATCTTCGAGCTCTTGTGGTCACTGATGCTATAGCTGAATATCTTCCAAACGATGAATCTGGAAAGCCTTCTACTCTTCCTTCACTG TTGCAAGAATTGAAACAGCGTGCATCAGGCAACTTGGATGAACCCTTTGTCAAACCTGGCATAAATGAGAAGCAACCATTGCACGTGCTGATG GTTGAACCGAAAGTATCAAACAAATCTCGTTTTACTCAAGAGCTTGTCTCAACCATCTTGTTCACAGTTGCGGTTGGATTAGTGTG GTTTATGGGTGCAGCTGCTCTTCAAAAGTACATAGGGAGCTTGGGTGGAATAGGTGCTTCAGGTGTTGGCTCAAGTTCTTCCTATACCCCAAAGGAGTTGAATAAAGAAGTGATTCCAGAAAAG AATGTTAAAACCTTTAAAGATGTCAAAGGCTGTGATGATGCAAAGCAAGAGCTTGAGGAGGTAGTGGAGTACCTCAAAAACCCAACAAAGTTTACCCGCCTTGGGGGCAAGCTGCCAAAG GGAATTCTTTTGACAGGAGCACCAGGAACAGGAAAGACATTACTTGCTAAG GCTATTGCTGGAGAAGCTGGGGTGCCATTTTTCTATAGAGCAGGATCTGAGTTTGAAGAAAT GTTTGTTGGAGTTGGTGCTCGGCGTGTAAGATCGTTATTTCAAGCAGCTAAGAAAAAG GCTCCTTGCATCATTTTCATTGATGAAATAGATGCTGTTGGATCCACTCGGAAACAATGGGAAGGGCACACAAAGAAGACGCTGCATCAATTACTGGTTGAAATGGATGGTTTCGAGCAGAATGAG GGAATAATTCTGATGGCTGCAACCAACTTGCCTGATATTCTTGATCCAGCATTGACCAGGCCCGGTCGATTCGACAGGCAT ATTGTTGTTCCAAATCCAGACGTTCGAGGTCGTCAAGAGATATTGGAACTTTATCTTCAAGATAAGCCATTAGCTGATGATGTGGATGCTAAAGCAATAGCCCGTGGCACACCAGGATTTAATGGGGCAG ATCTTGCGAACTTGGTTAATATTGCTGCTATAAAAGCAGCTGTTGACGGGGCTGACAAGTTGACTGGTTCACAATTAGAATTTGCCAAGGATCGGATAGTAATGGGAACAGAACGGAAAACAATGTTCATATCTGAAGAGTCAAAAAAG CTCACCGCATACCATGAAAGTGGTCATGCAATTGTTGCTCTGAATACTGAGGGGGCACATCCAATTCACAAGGCTACAATCCTACCTCGTGGATCTGCTTTGGGAATGGTCACCCAGCTCCCTTCAAATGACGAGACATCAATTAGCAAGAAGCAGCTATTAGCTCGTCTTGATGTCTGCATGGGAGGAAGAGTAGCAGAAGAGATCATCTTTGGTCAGGATTTTGTCACAACCGGAGCAAGTAGTGATCTAAACACAGCTACAGAGCTGGCCCACTATAtg GTATCAAGCTGTGGTATGAGTGACACAATTGGGCCAGTTCATGTCAAAGAGCGACCAAGTTCTGAAATGCAATCTCGTATTGATGCAGAA GTTGTGAAAATGTTAAGGGAAGCATATGATCGTGTAAAGGTCCTCCTAAAGAAG CATGAGAAGGCGTTACATGCATTGGCAAATTCACTTTTGGAGTATGAGACGCTTAATTCAGAAGAAATTAAGCGTATTACGCTGCCATATCAGGAAGGACGGCTGCCTGAGCTACAAGAAGAGCAACAAGAAGAAGGGGATCTTGTATTGGTTTAG